From the genome of Ignavibacteria bacterium, one region includes:
- a CDS encoding aminoacyl-histidine dipeptidase: MSKEVVEGLKPEALWQRFYEITQVPRPSKMEGKIREYLRNFARLNNLPIKEDEVGNILISAPATPGFENAAAVVLQGHVDMVCEKNKGTDINFETDPLKLERQGDWIKAQGTTLGSDNGIGVAAALAALTDKEITHGPLEALFTIDEETGLTGANNLQPGFVTAKTLLNLDSEEDGAFYVGCSGGLDTQGTFSVDYTGKVEGFNSYSLLISGLKGGHSGMDISTGRANAIKVMGRVLKALESTGLMLSSLEGGSKRNAIPRESEATVLIKPSKEKKVNEIIRSLEAELQNEFKTTDGGLKIELTKIEGQTPKAFSKKFQKRLVNAILALPHGVIAMSADIPGLVETSTNLATINMNDGTLVIGTSQRSSIESSKRYVAHMVESVLDLAGAEIHQGDGYPGWKPNMESEALQTSKKIFEALFNSEPEVKAIHAGLECGILGDKYPGLDMISFGPTIQGAHSPDERVNIPTVERFYKLLSGILAEYAVRKS, from the coding sequence ATGTCTAAAGAAGTAGTTGAAGGCTTGAAGCCCGAAGCTCTGTGGCAAAGGTTTTATGAAATTACACAGGTCCCGCGTCCATCCAAAATGGAAGGAAAAATAAGGGAGTATTTAAGAAATTTTGCGCGCCTTAATAACCTTCCTATTAAGGAAGATGAAGTTGGCAACATTCTTATTTCTGCTCCCGCAACGCCGGGTTTTGAAAATGCAGCTGCAGTTGTTCTGCAGGGACATGTGGATATGGTCTGCGAAAAAAATAAGGGGACTGATATCAATTTTGAAACAGACCCCCTTAAACTTGAACGCCAGGGCGACTGGATTAAGGCCCAGGGTACTACTCTCGGCAGCGATAACGGCATCGGCGTTGCCGCGGCACTGGCCGCACTTACGGATAAAGAAATTACTCACGGCCCCCTCGAAGCCCTTTTTACTATTGACGAGGAAACAGGTCTTACCGGAGCCAATAACCTTCAGCCTGGATTCGTTACAGCAAAAACCCTGCTTAACCTCGATAGCGAGGAAGACGGCGCGTTCTATGTGGGCTGCTCCGGCGGCCTGGATACACAGGGAACATTTTCTGTCGACTATACCGGTAAGGTGGAAGGCTTTAACTCTTACAGCCTTTTGATATCCGGACTTAAAGGCGGGCACTCAGGCATGGATATAAGTACCGGACGCGCCAACGCAATTAAGGTTATGGGCCGCGTGCTTAAGGCTCTGGAATCAACAGGTCTCATGCTCTCAAGCCTCGAAGGCGGAAGCAAAAGAAACGCAATCCCAAGGGAATCTGAAGCTACAGTCCTCATTAAGCCTTCAAAAGAAAAGAAGGTCAACGAAATTATCCGCTCCCTGGAAGCTGAACTTCAGAATGAGTTTAAGACAACTGACGGCGGACTTAAAATTGAACTTACTAAAATTGAGGGTCAAACCCCGAAGGCATTCAGCAAAAAATTCCAGAAGAGGCTTGTTAACGCCATACTGGCTCTGCCGCACGGAGTTATTGCCATGAGCGCCGACATACCGGGACTTGTTGAGACTTCTACTAACCTTGCAACCATTAACATGAATGATGGCACACTCGTAATCGGAACCAGCCAGAGAAGCTCAATTGAAAGCTCTAAACGCTATGTGGCCCATATGGTGGAATCTGTCCTCGACCTTGCAGGCGCCGAAATTCACCAGGGCGACGGCTACCCGGGCTGGAAACCAAATATGGAATCTGAGGCTCTGCAGACATCAAAGAAAATCTTTGAGGCTCTCTTTAACTCGGAACCTGAGGTTAAGGCAATCCACGCCGGCCTCGAATGCGGTATCCTCGGCGATAAATATCCCGGCCTCGATATGATTTCTTTCGGACCCACAATCCAGGGCGCCCATTCGCCGGATGAAAGGGTGAACATCCCTACTGTAGAACGTTTCTATAAGCTTCTCTCAGGCATTCTGGCCGAATACGCTGTCCGGAAAAGCTAG
- a CDS encoding AMP-binding protein, with the protein MKKELKLYNVPRIESVQEMILQSARKYENKLALEDISNTPVSRLTYGELLEKILRFGSALKKMGIKERSHIAVISENRLQWALSYLTCACFNYIVVPIDRNLKTNEILNIIHESDTEVIIFSDSFSQMLSEKKQMMKKLKFFISMDSASEENGFLFMRDLIDRENPAPVQDLPKVDPNELFEIIFTSGSLGRAKGVMLSQKNLASNLVDMVSMLFMYPEDRFLSVLPMHHTYECTCGMLCPLYCGCSVHYARSLKTVVDDIQKVKATMLLGVPLLFDKMFKKIYKSINEKKLTSVMIKPMIVATDILEKVGWKNSKKKIFAEIHQKFGGAIRIFIAGGAAPDPEVAKGLREFGFNFLQGYGLTETSPIVALNQLDNFKDDAAGFVLPGIDVRICSPDSEGNGEIWAKGPNVMLGYYNNEKATQDTFEDGYFKTGDIGRFDEDGFLHISGRKKNVIISKNGKNVFPEEIEDILNRSPFVSECFVYGEEDAKETEIIAAQIVVDAEAFIELSEQKDVKITNEMMNEVMAQEIEKVNKQLPSFKKIKKFYIRETEFEKTTTQKIKRYLVNKNE; encoded by the coding sequence ATGAAAAAAGAACTTAAACTCTACAATGTCCCGCGCATTGAATCAGTTCAGGAAATGATCCTTCAGAGCGCTCGCAAATATGAAAATAAACTTGCTCTTGAAGACATCAGTAACACGCCGGTTTCAAGGCTGACTTACGGCGAGCTGCTTGAAAAAATCTTAAGGTTCGGAAGCGCGCTTAAGAAAATGGGCATCAAAGAACGCTCACACATCGCCGTCATAAGCGAAAACCGCTTGCAGTGGGCTCTTTCTTACCTTACCTGCGCCTGCTTTAACTATATAGTCGTCCCCATTGACCGTAACCTCAAGACAAACGAAATCCTTAACATTATTCACGAGTCGGATACTGAAGTTATAATTTTCTCGGACAGCTTCTCGCAGATGCTTTCGGAAAAGAAACAGATGATGAAAAAGCTGAAATTCTTTATCTCCATGGATTCGGCTTCTGAGGAAAACGGGTTCTTGTTCATGAGGGACCTGATAGACCGCGAGAACCCGGCACCGGTTCAGGACCTGCCGAAGGTTGATCCCAATGAACTCTTTGAAATTATTTTTACTTCCGGAAGCCTGGGACGCGCTAAGGGCGTTATGCTGAGCCAGAAAAACCTGGCCTCAAACCTGGTGGATATGGTAAGCATGCTCTTCATGTACCCTGAGGATAGATTCCTTTCCGTCCTCCCGATGCACCACACTTATGAATGCACCTGCGGTATGCTTTGCCCCCTCTACTGCGGATGCTCCGTGCACTATGCAAGAAGCCTTAAGACTGTAGTTGACGATATTCAGAAAGTAAAAGCCACAATGCTCCTTGGCGTACCGCTCCTTTTTGACAAAATGTTTAAGAAGATCTATAAGTCAATAAACGAAAAGAAGCTTACTTCGGTAATGATAAAGCCTATGATCGTGGCTACCGATATTCTGGAGAAAGTGGGCTGGAAGAATTCAAAGAAAAAAATATTTGCTGAAATTCACCAGAAGTTCGGCGGCGCTATAAGAATTTTTATCGCCGGCGGTGCCGCCCCCGACCCTGAGGTCGCAAAAGGCTTAAGAGAATTCGGGTTTAATTTCCTGCAGGGCTATGGCCTTACAGAAACTTCCCCCATAGTGGCACTCAATCAGCTGGATAATTTTAAAGACGACGCCGCGGGCTTTGTTCTTCCGGGCATTGATGTCAGGATCTGCTCTCCCGACAGCGAGGGTAACGGCGAGATCTGGGCCAAAGGCCCCAACGTTATGCTCGGATACTACAATAACGAAAAAGCCACTCAGGACACGTTTGAGGACGGATACTTCAAGACAGGCGACATCGGCCGCTTTGACGAGGACGGATTCCTGCATATAAGCGGCAGAAAGAAAAACGTCATTATTTCCAAAAACGGCAAAAATGTTTTCCCCGAGGAAATTGAAGACATATTAAACCGCAGCCCCTTTGTATCCGAATGCTTTGTCTATGGCGAAGAGGATGCAAAAGAAACTGAAATTATTGCAGCCCAGATAGTTGTCGATGCCGAAGCCTTCATTGAGCTTTCAGAACAAAAGGACGTGAAAATTACCAATGAGATGATGAATGAGGTAATGGCACAGGAAATTGAAAAGGTCAATAAACAGCTTCCTTCCTTCAAGAAAATTAAAAAGTTCTATATCAGGGAAACTGAATTCGAAAAGACCACAACCCAGAAGATCAAACGCTACCTGGTCAACAAAAACGAATAA